A single genomic interval of Schistocerca americana isolate TAMUIC-IGC-003095 chromosome 2, iqSchAmer2.1, whole genome shotgun sequence harbors:
- the LOC124596643 gene encoding nascent polypeptide-associated complex subunit alpha, muscle-specific form-like yields MTRDAGRRHCPNGPAPPTITTNRMLGLVVAADENLNTYRNSNAGQHCAVGRASSQLSEAELEPLFGSTADEEQVRREAPSEVVERRAVSSRSSWEAPGAAAGAGPTAAAAVAAAAAAAGGCAGAGSVRRRAAAAAAAPDAGDPWRLLRRRTDPLDAASLLMPLPRDYRDALSSLLWQPYDCRSDDDAAPALLASSASSSPSTSSSESSVAAAPLLALRRWPAAEAAALPSLAAGAAVGGGRGRDQLPFGCLQCCADSSRAACPRDMLVNVPAPPPQQATPSTVLAPSSSSSPPSQPESVSVVVNSGSFPVVNVTNVRTFTSTEAQTDDFGDVPGPGAAPRRRERRERRQQRRLGAAPGAVPPPLADGPPPPPGDRLPDLLHSHLPPPYSTLPLPPQQPPPPPHHPPPPPAVSGMRFPFQISPAGARSLLGACGQARVPYQCNSRWCAAPARTGVRAATVPEAEAALPGMPGPAAGLKATHSPPGNAAAVPRYSLPRRSPALRKPGSAARNSSSLRGR; encoded by the exons ATGACGAGGGATGCTGGTCGTCGACACTGTCCGAACGGACCTGCTCCACCAACAATAACCACGAACCGAAT GCTGGGACTCGTTGTTGCTGCAGACGAGAACCTGAACACCTACAGAAACAGCAATGCGGGGCAACACTGTGCTGTCGGGCGAGCGTCGTCGCAGTTGTCGGAGGCGGAACTGGAGCCGCTGTTTGGTAGCACTGCGGACGAAGAGCAGGTCAGACGGGAGGCCCCCAGCGAGGTGGTGGAGCGCCGCGCCGTGTCCTCCAGGTCCAGCTGGGAGGCGCCGGGCGCAGCTGCCGGCGCCGgtccgacagcggcggcggcggtggcggcggcggcagcagcagcaggtggTTGCGCGGGCGCCGGCTCGGTGCgccggcgcgccgccgccgccgccgccgcccccgacgCCGGCGACCCGTGGAGGCTGCTGCGGCGCCGCACCGACCCTCTGGACGCGGCGTCGCTGCTGATGCCGCTGCCCAGGGACTACCGCGACGCGCTGTCCTCGCTGCTGTGGCAGCCTTACGACTGCCGCAGCGACGACGACGCCGCCCCCGCGCTGCTGGCGTCGTCCGCGTCCTCCTCGCCTTCGACGAGCTCCTCCGAGTCGAGCGTGGCGGCCGCGCCCCTGCTGGCCCTCCGGCGGTGGCCGGCCGCCGAAGCTGCGGCGCTGCCTTCGCTGGCTGCCGGAGCGGCGGTCGGCGGCGGCCGCGGGCGCGACCAGTTGCCGTTCGGCTGCCTCCAGTGCTGCGCCGACAGCAGCCGCGCGGCCTGCCCCCGCGACATGTTGGTCAACGTGCCGGCGCCGCCGCCCCAGCAGGCCACTCCGTCTACGGTCCTCGCCCCCTCGTCGTCGTCCTCCCCCCCTTCGCAGCCGGAGTCCGTCAGTGTTGTGGTGAATAGTGGCTCGTTCCCAGTGGTGAATGTGACGAACGTGCGGACCTTCACTTCGACCGAGGCGCAGACTGACGATTTCGGCGACGTACCCGGCCCGGGGGCGGCTCCG CGGCGTCGCGAGAGGCGCgagcggcggcagcagcggcgcctGGGGGCAGCGCCGGGGGCGGTGCCGCCCCCGCTGGCCGACGGCCCGCCGCCGCCTCCGGGGGACCGCCTCCCTGACCTGCTGCACTCGCACCTGCCGCCCCCGTACTCGACGCTACCGCTGCCCCCGCAGCAGCCACCCCCGCCGCCGCACCATCCGCCGCCCCCACCAGCTGTTTCGGGCATGCGCTTTCCATTCCAGATTTCACCCGCTGGAGCAAGAAG CCTGCTGGGTGCGTGCGGACAGGCCCGTGTGCCTTACCAGTGCAACAGCAGGTGGTGTGCTGCGCCGGCGCGCACCGGCGTGAGGGCTGCTACTGTGCCCGAGGCGGAGGCTGCGTTGCCGGGAATGCCAGGGCCGGCCGCCGGTTTAAAGGCCACTCACTCACCGCCGGGCAACGCCGCAGCCGTCCCGCGGTACAGCCTGCCGCGCCGATCACCGGCTCTCCGCAAGCCCGGGAGCGCAGCACGCAACTCGTCGTCTCTCAGAGGCCGCTGA